CGCCTTTAAGTTGCCGACGACCGGAACGAAGTCAACAACCGTATAGAGACTTGCTGCCGCATTGCCAACCGTATCAACCGCTTTTTCCACCGTGGCAGCCACAGCCGAGACTGTTTTTGACCACCACGATTTGTCCTCTTCTCCTTCTTCTACGGCTTGTTGTTCGGCTAGGCGAGCTTTCTCTGCCTCTATGGCGGCCTGTTCTGCTTCAAGTCTCGCTAGCTCCTCTGCTTCAATGGCTGCTCGCTCACCTCGAGTATCGCCAGTTCTTCTCTCCTTGGATCAATCGTCGATTTAATTTCCGTTGAGCGCTCATTTAACACCTTAGTCAGCGTACTATGGGTGGGGAAAAGAAATATCTAGAATAATAAACCTCAATTTTTAATACGATAGGCTTTAAAAAGTGGTTGAAAAACTTGAAAAGGCTATCCACTAATTAGTTGCATGATTCACCTTTAAAATGGTGGTTTGCTTTAAGGGATTTGTTTAATCAATTATGCAAGTGGATTTAGAAAAGCTCGTCAATAATAAGCTTCAGGATAGGGGGATGAAAAAAGCAGGTTTTGCCTCTTGTAAACTGTAACAAAGGGGCTTTGAGCTAGCCCCTTAGTGACCATTTTTATCACCTTTAGGAGATAGGCAGTAGTTTTTAATCTTTAAATGTTCGGTTATAGACCTCACTTGAGGCGCATAGCGTAGGGGAGACGTTTAATCAGATGGCGTCTCGAAGCCATCTGATTTCGCGATGTTTCAGCTTAATAAAACGAGTTCGCCGATAGGCATGCGATATAGATTGGGTTAACGAATTGAAAAAGCTTGTTCCCCTTCAACAACGTCAATTTCTTTTTTATATAAGCTTGTCACTTTAGCTGGGAATTTAACGTTTTTTAAAGCGGATAAAAATGCTTCCACTGTCTCAGGTTCACCTTGTACTTCTAATTCGACAGAACCGTCCATCTTATTTTTTACCCAGCCGCTTACATCATATTCTGAGGCTTTCATTTGTGTATTAAAACGAAAGCCAACCCCTTGAACATTTCCGTCTACACTTACATGGTATCGTTGCATCGTCATTCCTCCTAATTAAATCAAAAAGTGTTTTAATAGTGGTATTCCCTTGACGTATGGCCTCGAATCCTAAAATAAAGATAAAGCTAAGCTTCAATCAGTGGGAGTTTTCCGTCATCCCCCACTGATTGTTCGTTTAACTTATGGGACCTTTAGGGGCAGTTTATCCCCCACCTAAACTTTTCGGCCTAAGTTTTGAGGTGGAGGTTTTACTGCCCCTTAAGAGTGGGATAAAATATGTTACACGATCTTAACAATCTTTTTAGCACAAGTAATTGAATATATAATAAAATACTTATATAATGGGATTGTTATATACAATCAAAGGAGGGATTTATTATGATTATAACAAATGAAGC
The Salipaludibacillus sp. LMS25 DNA segment above includes these coding regions:
- a CDS encoding acylphosphatase; amino-acid sequence: MQRYHVSVDGNVQGVGFRFNTQMKASEYDVSGWVKNKMDGSVELEVQGEPETVEAFLSALKNVKFPAKVTSLYKKEIDVVEGEQAFSIR
- a CDS encoding pre-toxin TG domain-containing protein is translated as MAATVEKAVDTVGNAAASLYTVVDFVPVVGNLKAGIEAATGYDPLTGRRLEP